A part of Gossypium hirsutum isolate 1008001.06 chromosome A07, Gossypium_hirsutum_v2.1, whole genome shotgun sequence genomic DNA contains:
- the LOC107932908 gene encoding uncharacterized protein: protein MGSPNQQGDSPSPSSSTSVDWRRRILIPTILAGVSGGGVGLVSKHRKVYGLANISATYATNFAIVTGCYCGAREFVTATRKTGPDDLLNSAIAGFGTGAILGRLQGGQFGAYRYSLVFAVVGTAVDFAALKLRPKLHAFSESMFDKSSSLKLPEWSPIQVLDEEALAAKRAREEKLYEQRKALNKEES, encoded by the exons ATGGGATCCCCAAACCAACAAGGAGACTCcccatcaccatcatcatcaaccTCCGTGGACTGGCGGCGTCGGATATTGATCCCGACGATCCTTGCAG GGGTTTCCGGTGGAGGCGTTGGGTTGGTGTCAAAGCATCGGAAAGTGTACGGCCTCGCTAATATTTCAGCTACTTACGCCACTAATTTCGCTATTGTCACCGGCTGCTATTGTg GAGCACGTGAGTTTGTAACAGCTACTCGTAAAACCGGACCTGATGATCTACTGAATTCTGCAATAGCTGGATTTGGTACCGGTGCTATTCTGGGTCGTCTTCAAG GTGGTCAATTTGGTGCTTATCGCTATTCACTCGTCTTTGCTGTTGTTGGGACAGCAGTCGATTTTGCTGCACTTAAGTTAAGACCTAAATTACACGCCTTCAGTGAATCTATGTTTGACAAGAGCAGTTCGTTGAAATTGCCCGAATGGTCTCCTATACAAGTGCTCGATGAAGAAGCACTTGCTGCAAAACGAGCTCGAGAAGAAAAACTGTATGAACAAAGAAAAGCTCTAAACAAAGAAGAATCGTGA
- the LOC107932906 gene encoding ethylene-responsive transcription factor-like protein At4g13040, with translation MVSLRRRKLLGLCSGKSSFLSPLSRFFCNGNPPESLSQNAKSISVHPMPSDSVNHIHGKSIVKVDSGSPNVSGSSKEPHYQPFSGQTIKRRKRHRRKHVQNQEPCLMRGVYFKNMKWQAAIKVDKKQIHLGTVGSQEEAARLYDRAAFMCGREPNFELPEEEKQELSRFKWDEFLAYTRRSITNKKYKQRLGVEPQKRSEPVIENSDLDSKRGADSSSASEEVGPDTSAS, from the exons ATGGTGAGCTTACGGAGACGGAAGCTTCTTGGACTCTGCTCTG GGAAGAGTTCGTTTCTCAGTCCACTTTCTAGATTCTTTTGTAACGGAAATCCACCGGAAAGTTTGAGTCAAAATGCAAAATCAATCAGTGTGCATCCCATGCCCTCAGATTCCGTCAACCATATTCATGGG AAAAGCATTGTTAAGGTTGACTCTGGATCACCAAATGTTTCTGGTTCATCAAAAGAGCCTCATTATCAACCTTTTTCAG GACAAACGATTAAGCGGAGGAAAAGGCATAGGAGGAAGCATGTTCAAAACCAAGAACCGTGTCTCATGAGGGGTGTATACTTCAAAAATATGAAATGGCAGGCTGCAATAAAAGTTGACAAGAAGCAGATTCACTTAGGGACTGTTGGTTCGCAAGAAGAAGCTGCTCGTTTATATGATAG GGCTGCATTCATGTGCGGAAGGGAACCAAACTTTGAGCTTCCTGAGGAGGAAAAGCAAGAGCTTAGTAGATTCAAGTGGGATGAGTTCTTGGCATACACTCGTCGTTCGATTACCAACAAAA AATACAAGCAAAGACTCGGGGTCGAACCCCAGAAGAGATCCGAACCTGTAATAGAGAACAGCGACCTGGACAGCAAACGAGGAGCCGATAGCTCCTCGGCTTCAGAAGAGGTAGGGCCAGATACTTCAGCttcatga